Proteins encoded together in one Lathyrus oleraceus cultivar Zhongwan6 chromosome 5, CAAS_Psat_ZW6_1.0, whole genome shotgun sequence window:
- the LOC127082883 gene encoding PLAT domain-containing protein 3: protein MANPTLLFTLLFLLSFFFATTVTSDEDCVYTVYVRTGSILRAGTDSNIILTLYNAKGYGIKINNLEAWGGLMGPGYNYFERGNLDIFSGRAPCLDGPVCQMNLTSDGSGDHHGWYVNYVEVTTTGVHSPCAQKLFTVEQWLATDTSPYELSFVTNNCPNTLGQAEAKLKAVDAVRSGSGSGSDFSILGSTVRV, encoded by the exons ATGGCAAACCCAACTCTTCTCTTCACTCTCCTCTTTCTACTATCATTTTTCTTCGCCACAACCGTTACATCC GACGAGGACTGTGTCTACACGGTGTACGTTAGAACCGGGTCGATCCTCAGGGCAGGAACAGACTCAAACATCATTCTCACCTTGTACAATGCAAAAGGGTACGGCATAAAAATCAACAACCTTGAAGCATGGGGCGGGTTAATGGGTCCGGGTTACAACTACTTTGAGCGGGGCAACCTTGATATATTCAGTGGTAGAGCTCCTTGTTTGGATGGACCCGTTTGCCAGATGAACTTGACTTCAGACGGGTCGGGTGATCATCACGGTTGGTATGTTAATTACGTTGAGGTTACTACAACTGGGGTCCACTCTCCATGTGCTCAGAAGCTCTTCACGGTGGAACAGTGGCTGGCCACCGACACGTCGCCGTATGAGCTTTCTTTTGTTACGAACAACTGCCCGAATACGTTGGGTCAGGCCGAGGCGAAACTGAAGGCCGTTGATGCAGTCAGATCCGGGTCTGGGTCTGGGTCTGATTTCTCTATATTGGGCTCCACCGTGCGCGTGTAG